A single Defluviitalea saccharophila DNA region contains:
- a CDS encoding DUF6438 domain-containing protein — MFEYIKLQRTMCFGTCPVYSVMVDNEGNVNYSGEMFVYKSGEHHWQIPMKKVEQLNGLIEDFGFKSFIYEPGNEFITDQSSCITTIKYLDGESKEINHYYGHVLIDDSLTAFENKIERIIGTKKYVNPKLYIYLVEEKISESSIRYMVISASEKEAISLAEKECTRQEALKWKAMKIGVAIDDYYEPLILMRDFKVRNGNL; from the coding sequence ATGTTTGAATACATAAAATTGCAAAGAACAATGTGTTTTGGGACTTGTCCTGTCTATAGTGTTATGGTAGATAATGAGGGTAATGTAAATTATAGTGGAGAAATGTTTGTATATAAGAGCGGAGAGCATCATTGGCAGATACCAATGAAAAAAGTAGAACAATTAAATGGCTTGATTGAGGATTTTGGGTTTAAGTCTTTTATATATGAACCAGGGAATGAGTTCATTACCGACCAGTCTTCTTGTATTACCACAATAAAATATTTAGATGGAGAAAGTAAAGAAATTAATCACTATTACGGACATGTTTTGATAGATGATAGCCTGACAGCATTTGAAAATAAGATAGAGAGAATAATAGGCACTAAAAAATATGTAAATCCAAAATTGTACATATACCTAGTTGAAGAAAAAATTTCAGAGTCATCAATCAGATACATGGTTATTTCTGCTTCGGAAAAAGAAGCAATATCTTTAGCGGAAAAGGAATGTACTAGACAAGAAGCATTAAAATGGAAAGCCATGAAGATTGGTGTTGCTATAGATGATTATTATGAACCGTTAATACTTATGAGAGATTTTAAAGTACGTAATGGGAATTTATAG
- a CDS encoding cupin domain-containing protein — translation MLEKKYVYSLTDDKIIERIVDDENIHLNHMVLVKGTNLPEHYSNSNVYMIIVRGKMTLQLNEQEPHHYTKGDIINIPYKTKMNVHNQDEEVLEFFVVKSPNPKNYREKE, via the coding sequence ATGCTGGAGAAAAAATATGTATACAGTCTTACAGATGACAAAATAATTGAAAGGATTGTGGATGATGAGAATATTCACCTAAATCATATGGTTCTTGTAAAAGGAACAAATCTTCCTGAACACTATTCCAATTCCAACGTCTATATGATAATTGTACGGGGAAAAATGACTTTGCAGTTAAATGAACAAGAACCACATCATTACACCAAGGGAGATATTATTAATATACCATACAAAACAAAAATGAATGTCCATAATCAAGACGAAGAAGTATTGGAATTCTTTGTGGTAAAATCACCTAATCCTAAAAACTACAGGGAGAAGGAGTGA
- a CDS encoding flavodoxin domain-containing protein: protein MSDNINKVVVIYKSKYGSAQRYAQWIADEVKADLFERSKITLNDILKYDTIVYGGSLYAAGILGISLIKKNFDKLKDKKVIVFSVGASPAHPEAINDIINNNFTEEMKGKVHFFHLRGGFNYKKLNPIDKILMYLLKKKIEHKKPDELTDDEKGMLACYKHPADWTNKKSINPIIESIKSRIK, encoded by the coding sequence ATGTCAGACAACATTAATAAAGTAGTTGTTATTTATAAATCAAAATATGGCAGCGCACAACGCTATGCACAGTGGATTGCAGATGAAGTCAAGGCGGATTTATTTGAAAGGTCTAAAATTACACTAAATGACATACTCAAATATGATACAATTGTTTATGGCGGTTCACTGTATGCTGCTGGTATTTTGGGTATCTCGCTCATAAAAAAGAACTTTGACAAATTAAAAGATAAAAAAGTGATAGTGTTTTCTGTAGGTGCGTCTCCTGCACATCCTGAAGCAATAAACGATATTATAAACAATAATTTTACCGAAGAAATGAAGGGGAAAGTGCATTTCTTCCACTTGCGGGGTGGCTTCAATTATAAGAAGTTAAATCCAATTGATAAGATTTTAATGTATCTTTTAAAGAAGAAAATTGAGCATAAAAAACCTGATGAACTTACTGACGATGAAAAAGGAATGCTTGCATGCTATAAACATCCTGCTGACTGGACAAATAAAAAATCAATAAATCCGATTATTGAATCAATAAAAAGCAGAATTAAATAA
- a CDS encoding class I SAM-dependent methyltransferase has translation MKQNKYDDDTFFNKYSNMDRSKNGLEGAGEWHELKNMLPDFKDKRVLDLGCGFGWHCRYAVENGARSVIGIDISQKMLSEAKSKTKCGNIEYICMPIEDIDFPEESFDVVISSLALHYIKSFEDVLDRVYKCLSRGGDFIFSVEHPIFTAQGPQDWYYDDKGNILHWPVDHYFTEGIRNAKFLGEEVIKYHRTLTTYLNSLIKIGFEITGVVEPKPAENMLNTVPGMRDELRRPMMLLVSARKKLY, from the coding sequence ATGAAACAAAACAAATACGATGATGACACCTTTTTTAATAAATATAGTAATATGGATAGGTCGAAAAATGGTCTTGAAGGTGCGGGGGAGTGGCATGAACTGAAAAATATGCTGCCTGACTTCAAAGATAAAAGGGTTTTGGATTTAGGCTGCGGGTTTGGATGGCATTGTCGCTATGCTGTAGAGAACGGTGCCAGGTCAGTAATTGGAATTGATATTTCACAAAAAATGTTAAGTGAAGCAAAGAGTAAAACAAAGTGTGGAAATATCGAGTATATCTGTATGCCAATAGAAGACATAGATTTTCCTGAAGAATCCTTTGATGTTGTTATCAGTTCCCTGGCGCTTCACTATATTAAATCCTTTGAGGATGTTTTAGATAGAGTATATAAATGCCTTTCAAGGGGTGGAGATTTTATATTTTCTGTAGAGCATCCCATTTTTACTGCCCAAGGCCCTCAGGATTGGTATTATGATGATAAGGGCAATATTCTGCATTGGCCAGTTGACCATTATTTCACAGAAGGCATTCGCAATGCTAAATTTCTAGGTGAGGAAGTTATTAAATATCATCGGACACTTACTACATACTTAAACAGTCTCATAAAAATAGGCTTTGAAATAACAGGTGTTGTCGAACCAAAGCCTGCAGAAAATATGCTCAACACAGTACCTGGGATGCGGGATGAACTGCGCCGGCCGATGATGCTGCTTGTGTCAGCAAGAAAGAAGTTATATTAG
- a CDS encoding VOC family protein, producing MKAEINLITIWTDKIDRMRNFYNQVLGFRIKNDLGNYVEFENNGVRFAICMRNVMYSYSDEYRKKVVGQAFELAFPCENPDDVDEAFKKLVTMGATPVHQPQNMPWNQRTALFADPDGNIHEIFAEII from the coding sequence ATGAAAGCAGAGATTAACCTTATTACAATTTGGACAGATAAAATTGACAGGATGAGAAATTTTTATAATCAAGTCCTTGGATTTAGAATTAAAAATGACCTTGGCAATTATGTTGAATTTGAAAATAATGGAGTAAGATTTGCTATATGTATGAGAAATGTTATGTATTCATATAGTGATGAGTATAGGAAGAAAGTAGTTGGTCAGGCTTTTGAATTGGCCTTTCCATGTGAAAATCCTGATGATGTAGATGAAGCATTTAAAAAGTTAGTTACGATGGGAGCAACTCCTGTTCATCAACCTCAAAATATGCCCTGGAATCAAAGAACAGCATTATTTGCAGACCCAGATGGTAATATACATGAAATTTTTGCAGAGATTATTTAG
- a CDS encoding permease: protein MDIFTASLWGITGAAFIASLVKDKQKTFNSIKMARGMMKNMIGEIVGILFLIGLILTFIPPEVIKNVLGESNLFISTVISALVGSITLIPAFVAFPLVGSFVDAGASIVPAVAFLTTLTMVGIVTFPLEKQEFGLKFATTRNVLSFVFALIIALTMGVIM from the coding sequence GTGGATATTTTTACAGCATCATTATGGGGAATAACAGGGGCTGCATTTATTGCATCCCTTGTTAAAGATAAGCAGAAGACATTCAATTCTATAAAAATGGCAAGAGGTATGATGAAAAATATGATTGGAGAGATTGTAGGCATCTTGTTTCTTATAGGATTGATTCTGACCTTCATACCGCCTGAAGTTATAAAGAATGTTTTGGGAGAATCCAATCTGTTCATTTCAACCGTTATTTCTGCCTTAGTAGGTAGTATTACATTGATTCCAGCCTTTGTAGCATTTCCTCTGGTAGGTTCTTTTGTAGATGCAGGTGCAAGTATTGTCCCTGCCGTTGCATTCTTAACTACTTTAACGATGGTTGGAATAGTGACATTCCCATTAGAAAAACAAGAGTTTGGTTTGAAATTTGCTACTACCCGTAATGTTCTTAGTTTTGTATTTGCACTTATAATAGCGCTGACGATGGGAGTGATTATGTGA
- a CDS encoding ABC transporter ATP-binding protein gives MLEVNNLSKSYSNTPILKNVSLTLNSNRIHFIMGRNGSGKTTFIKCLLGLEHYEGTITYGGKVLEDVRKGIFAIFDDIPLYNDLNGFQNIRLMLSDKKFFDKNYIAELGLLSDKKLKENIKNYSLGERKKLALIAAILNNPKYLIIDEISNGLDIETLETLREKLNVLRQNSLILATGHHFEFYESIIDELLVLNAGTLTYISDYRKGGDKLYEIYKQYIASGK, from the coding sequence ATGCTTGAGGTCAATAACTTATCTAAAAGTTATTCTAATACCCCTATTTTGAAAAACGTAAGTTTGACTTTAAATAGTAATCGTATTCATTTTATCATGGGCAGAAATGGAAGTGGAAAAACGACTTTCATTAAATGTCTATTGGGACTTGAACATTATGAGGGAACGATCACATATGGCGGAAAAGTATTGGAGGATGTGCGGAAGGGTATTTTCGCTATATTTGACGACATTCCCCTTTACAATGATTTAAATGGCTTTCAAAATATCAGATTAATGTTATCTGATAAAAAATTTTTTGATAAAAATTATATTGCAGAACTTGGCTTATTATCAGACAAGAAGCTGAAAGAGAATATAAAAAATTATTCCCTAGGGGAACGCAAAAAGCTGGCATTGATTGCGGCCATACTTAATAACCCTAAATATCTCATTATAGATGAAATTTCAAACGGACTGGATATTGAAACCCTTGAAACCCTTCGAGAAAAATTGAATGTTTTAAGGCAGAATTCCTTAATACTTGCTACAGGTCATCATTTTGAATTTTATGAAAGCATCATTGATGAATTATTGGTTCTTAATGCTGGAACATTAACCTATATTTCAGATTATAGAAAAGGCGGTGACAAACTATATGAAATCTATAAACAATATATTGCAAGTGGCAAATAA
- a CDS encoding DUF523 domain-containing protein has product MILVSSCLAGLEVRYNGTHSLNNKIYQLVKQNKAVTVCPELVGGLSTPREPAEIIGGGGDDVLDGRAKVIDKSGKDVTEFYIKGAYATLEKAKEINATLVVLKEYSPSCGSSMIYNGEFMGKKIAGQGVTSALLRRNGIRVISEEQFDENSY; this is encoded by the coding sequence ATGATTTTAGTAAGTTCTTGTCTAGCAGGATTAGAAGTAAGGTATAACGGCACACATAGTTTAAATAATAAAATATATCAATTGGTAAAACAGAATAAAGCTGTAACTGTCTGCCCTGAATTAGTTGGTGGGCTTTCAACACCAAGAGAACCTGCTGAAATTATAGGTGGAGGCGGAGACGATGTTCTTGATGGCAGAGCTAAAGTAATTGACAAATCAGGGAAAGATGTAACCGAGTTTTACATAAAAGGAGCTTACGCTACATTAGAAAAAGCTAAAGAAATAAATGCAACCCTCGTTGTCTTAAAAGAATATAGCCCATCCTGCGGCAGTTCGATGATTTATAACGGTGAATTTATGGGCAAGAAAATTGCTGGACAAGGTGTTACTTCTGCTTTACTAAGAAGAAACGGAATACGAGTTATTTCAGAAGAACAATTTGATGAAAATAGTTATTAA
- a CDS encoding plasmid pRiA4b ORF-3 family protein: MKILQLKITLKDVKPPVWRRVLVRDDITFYKLHRIIQHAMGWFESHLYEFRLGEMIIGEKDDDWDFYDRYEVKSAKRIKLSSMNFAPKDKFRYVYDFGDNWRHDIVVEKVLDPEEGVKYPVCIGGKRNCPPEDVGGPWGYEDFLEAIQDPQHPEHESMLEWVGGFFDPEEFSIDKVNDMLKMIK, from the coding sequence ATGAAAATTCTTCAGTTGAAAATAACATTAAAAGACGTAAAGCCTCCTGTCTGGAGAAGGGTATTGGTTAGAGACGATATTACGTTTTATAAACTCCACAGGATAATCCAGCATGCGATGGGATGGTTTGAATCCCACCTTTATGAGTTTAGGCTGGGAGAAATGATTATTGGGGAAAAAGATGATGACTGGGACTTTTACGACAGATATGAAGTTAAAAGTGCAAAAAGAATAAAGTTAAGCAGCATGAACTTTGCACCAAAGGATAAATTCAGATATGTTTACGATTTTGGTGATAATTGGAGACATGACATTGTTGTTGAGAAGGTGCTTGACCCGGAAGAAGGCGTTAAATATCCAGTATGTATCGGTGGTAAAAGAAACTGTCCTCCTGAAGATGTAGGGGGACCGTGGGGATATGAAGATTTCCTTGAAGCAATCCAAGACCCGCAGCATCCAGAGCATGAATCCATGCTTGAATGGGTGGGGGGTTTTTTCGACCCTGAAGAATTCAGCATAGATAAAGTCAATGATATGTTGAAGATGATAAAGTAA
- a CDS encoding Csac_0668 family 2Fe-2S cluster-binding (seleno)protein: MINEKINNCCCCKGKESLNKIENDNTCPVCKASGVKVKNITVRHLVVDTLAEFVGDMDYYICMNEECNIVYYNPESGVKFEKQQVKVPIWFKKDANPKYACYCSKVTEEQVIDAVIKHGAKTIKDIIEITGAMKNSQCQKNNPLGKCCHKIIQEAIDKGLSMK, from the coding sequence ATGATAAATGAAAAAATAAATAACTGCTGTTGCTGTAAGGGAAAAGAGTCACTTAATAAAATAGAAAATGACAATACATGTCCTGTGTGTAAAGCATCAGGAGTAAAAGTAAAAAATATTACAGTCAGGCATTTGGTAGTTGATACCCTTGCAGAATTTGTCGGAGATATGGATTATTATATATGCATGAATGAAGAATGTAATATTGTTTATTATAATCCAGAATCAGGCGTTAAGTTTGAAAAGCAGCAAGTGAAAGTGCCTATATGGTTTAAAAAAGATGCCAATCCTAAATACGCCTGTTACTGCAGCAAGGTTACAGAGGAACAGGTAATAGATGCTGTAATAAAACATGGTGCAAAAACAATTAAGGATATTATAGAAATTACAGGAGCGATGAAAAACAGCCAATGTCAAAAAAATAACCCCTTAGGGAAATGCTGTCACAAAATAATTCAGGAGGCTATAGATAAGGGGTTATCCATGAAATAA
- a CDS encoding IS256 family transposase, giving the protein MSAIPKEVLKEIIKENHFENVGEIYSYLKDAFKDLIQEMLEAELDVSLGYSKNDSANKNTDNIRNGHTKKTVKSQFGTFELDIPKDRKGEHVPQIVPKYKRDISGIEEKVISLYARGMTTRDIHDQIKDLYGIEVSADMVSKITERIVPEIKEWQNRPLESIYPFVFMDAIHYKIREDGHILNRAAYVVLGVNIEGNKDILGIWIGENESSKFWLGVLNELKNRGVEDILMFCVDGLTGLKEAIQAAYPKSEIQRCIIHQLRNSFKYVSYKDLKAFSKDFKEVYRAVNEEVALEELYKLKDKWGEQYPYAIRSWENNWDVLSPFFKYPAEVRKIIYTTNIIEGVHRQFRKVTKAKSVFPSDSSLEKMLYLAAMNVMKKWTMRYRNWDQVLSQLAIMYEGRIDKYLL; this is encoded by the coding sequence ATGAGTGCTATTCCTAAAGAAGTTTTGAAGGAAATTATTAAAGAGAATCATTTTGAAAATGTCGGTGAAATTTATTCTTATCTTAAGGATGCATTTAAGGATTTAATTCAAGAAATGTTGGAGGCTGAGCTGGATGTGTCTCTTGGTTATTCTAAAAATGATTCTGCCAATAAAAATACGGACAATATTCGCAATGGACATACCAAGAAAACTGTAAAAAGTCAGTTTGGTACTTTTGAATTAGATATTCCAAAAGATCGTAAAGGAGAACATGTACCTCAAATCGTCCCTAAGTACAAAAGAGACATTTCAGGCATTGAGGAAAAGGTTATATCCCTCTATGCCAGAGGTATGACAACAAGAGATATTCATGATCAAATAAAGGATTTATACGGTATTGAAGTATCTGCTGATATGGTGAGCAAAATAACAGAACGAATAGTTCCTGAAATTAAAGAATGGCAGAACAGACCTTTAGAATCGATTTACCCCTTTGTATTTATGGATGCCATACATTATAAAATAAGAGAAGATGGACATATCCTTAATCGAGCAGCTTATGTCGTACTGGGAGTAAATATAGAAGGAAATAAAGATATCCTGGGCATATGGATTGGAGAAAATGAATCTTCAAAATTCTGGCTTGGAGTATTAAATGAATTAAAAAATAGAGGCGTAGAAGATATTCTTATGTTTTGCGTAGACGGACTAACCGGTCTAAAGGAAGCTATTCAAGCTGCCTATCCAAAGTCAGAAATTCAAAGATGTATTATCCATCAGTTAAGGAATTCATTTAAATATGTTTCGTATAAGGACTTAAAAGCTTTCTCAAAAGATTTTAAAGAAGTATATAGAGCTGTTAATGAAGAAGTTGCTCTGGAAGAATTGTACAAATTAAAAGACAAATGGGGAGAACAGTATCCCTATGCTATTCGTAGCTGGGAAAACAACTGGGATGTACTAAGTCCATTCTTTAAATATCCTGCGGAAGTACGAAAAATAATCTATACTACAAATATTATAGAAGGGGTACACCGCCAGTTTAGAAAAGTAACAAAAGCAAAATCAGTATTTCCTTCTGACTCGTCTCTGGAAAAGATGCTTTATTTAGCGGCTATGAATGTAATGAAAAAATGGACAATGAGGTATAGAAACTGGGATCAGGTACTGAGTCAATTAGCCATCATGTATGAAGGCCGAATAGATAAATACCTTCTATAG
- a CDS encoding nucleotidyltransferase domain-containing protein has protein sequence MVENILNQITRELEGIPGIIGIVLGGSRARGTNHEKSDIDIGIYYDETEGFDIRELGKVASKLDDEHRENLITQIGG, from the coding sequence ATGGTAGAAAATATTTTGAATCAAATCACCAGAGAATTGGAAGGCATACCAGGCATTATAGGTATAGTTTTAGGAGGCTCAAGAGCAAGAGGTACCAATCATGAAAAGTCCGACATAGATATCGGAATATACTATGACGAAACAGAGGGCTTTGATATCAGAGAATTAGGCAAGGTTGCTTCAAAACTAGATGATGAGCATAGAGAAAATTTAATTACACAAATAGGTGGATGA
- a CDS encoding GrpB family protein, whose translation MKVEVVEYNREWPVLFMEEAEEIKRILGEELIDIYHIGSTAVENLRAKPIIDIMPVVRDITKIDAYNKEFEALGYEPKGELGITGRRFFRKGSEVRTHHIHIFEKSNSKEIRRHLAVRDYLRAHPNEVLEYGQLESKLAVLYPADIEAYCDGKDAFVKELERKALNWYEELNQ comes from the coding sequence ATGAAAGTAGAAGTTGTAGAATATAACCGAGAATGGCCCGTTCTATTTATGGAAGAAGCCGAGGAAATTAAGCGTATTCTTGGTGAGGAGTTAATTGACATTTATCATATAGGAAGTACCGCTGTTGAAAATCTAAGGGCTAAACCTATTATTGATATTATGCCGGTGGTAAGGGATATTACCAAAATTGACGCGTATAATAAAGAATTTGAAGCTTTGGGTTATGAGCCAAAAGGTGAATTGGGCATAACTGGAAGAAGATTTTTTAGAAAAGGATCAGAAGTCAGGACCCATCATATTCATATATTTGAGAAAAGTAATTCCAAGGAGATAAGAAGGCATTTAGCGGTAAGAGATTATTTAAGGGCACATCCTAATGAAGTCCTTGAGTATGGACAATTAGAAAGTAAATTAGCGGTATTATATCCCGCGGATATTGAGGCTTACTGTGATGGGAAAGATGCCTTTGTTAAAGAACTAGAAAGAAAAGCATTAAATTGGTATGAAGAACTTAATCAATAG
- a CDS encoding Crp/Fnr family transcriptional regulator, with product MNIKNYLSILRLTELFDGFSTEELLNLFKTHNYIISKYNKGSIIHFESEKCNYWDIILKGQVFVQKIDEKGNVLTITEFKVGDSIGGNLLFSRYPYYPMSVVAKSDAEILHIDKDFVLQLCQTSQDFLIQFLTCISDKTAILTSKIKSISMKSIKESIIEFLNYEYYSQKSKEIKLNMTKKELAERLGIQRTSLSRELNKMKKDGLIDYNTHSITICDFDIIRKP from the coding sequence ATGAATATAAAAAATTATCTAAGTATTTTAAGACTAACAGAGTTATTTGATGGATTTTCTACTGAAGAACTGCTTAATCTTTTTAAAACTCATAATTATATTATCTCTAAATACAATAAAGGCAGCATTATCCATTTTGAAAGCGAGAAATGCAATTACTGGGATATTATTTTAAAAGGCCAGGTATTTGTTCAAAAGATTGATGAAAAGGGAAATGTATTAACTATTACCGAATTTAAGGTCGGAGACAGTATAGGAGGCAACCTATTGTTTTCAAGGTATCCTTATTATCCCATGAGTGTGGTGGCAAAATCAGATGCTGAAATTTTACATATCGATAAAGATTTTGTACTGCAACTTTGTCAGACTAGCCAGGATTTCTTAATACAGTTCTTAACTTGCATATCGGACAAAACTGCTATCTTGACAAGCAAAATTAAATCAATCTCCATGAAATCTATAAAGGAATCTATCATTGAATTCTTAAACTATGAGTACTACTCTCAAAAAAGTAAAGAAATAAAACTTAATATGACAAAAAAGGAATTAGCCGAGAGGTTAGGTATTCAAAGGACTTCTCTTTCCCGTGAACTCAATAAAATGAAAAAAGATGGGCTCATTGACTATAACACCCATTCTATCACTATCTGTGATTTTGATATTATTCGCAAACCCTGA
- a CDS encoding DUF6438 domain-containing protein, which yields MCFGTCPVYSVTVDNEGNVNYYGELLIITD from the coding sequence ATGTGTTTTGGGACTTGCCCCGTTTATAGTGTAACAGTGGATAATGAGGGCAATGTAAATTATTATGGAGAATTGTTGATAATAACAGATTAA
- a CDS encoding permease: protein MIEIIKKNKLLAAVSLAYIFLFIAMPDKAYLSVKNSIYYIIEMLEIMPVIFILTSIIEAWVPKEVIMNGFGEKAGIKGGIFSFLLGSFSAGPIYAAFPICKMLLKKGASIANVVIILSAWAVIKVPMLANEAKFLGPNFMGLRWILTVISILIMSYLMTVFVKKEDIPVQEERDLGKVTGINIKEKYCIGCGLCEKLMPHYFKVVDKKAKWKESKLNETQINELKAIIDKCPVKAIDLK from the coding sequence ATGATTGAAATAATTAAAAAGAACAAACTGCTGGCAGCAGTATCTTTGGCATATATTTTTCTATTTATCGCAATGCCCGATAAGGCTTATTTATCTGTCAAAAACAGCATATATTATATTATAGAAATGCTTGAAATTATGCCTGTGATTTTTATACTTACATCAATTATTGAAGCATGGGTTCCTAAAGAAGTAATCATGAATGGATTTGGGGAGAAAGCAGGAATAAAGGGGGGTATATTCTCGTTCTTATTGGGCAGTTTTTCAGCAGGACCTATTTATGCGGCATTCCCAATTTGCAAAATGCTTTTAAAGAAAGGTGCCAGCATCGCAAATGTAGTCATCATATTAAGTGCATGGGCGGTAATAAAAGTACCCATGCTTGCCAATGAAGCAAAATTCTTAGGACCGAATTTTATGGGGCTAAGATGGATATTGACAGTAATATCCATACTGATAATGTCATATCTAATGACTGTATTTGTAAAAAAAGAAGATATTCCTGTTCAGGAAGAGCGTGACCTTGGCAAAGTAACTGGTATTAATATTAAAGAAAAATATTGTATTGGATGTGGACTGTGTGAAAAATTAATGCCTCATTATTTTAAGGTGGTGGATAAGAAAGCAAAATGGAAAGAGTCTAAACTTAATGAGACACAGATAAATGAATTGAAAGCGATAATAGATAAATGTCCTGTTAAGGCCATAGACTTAAAATGA